CATCCTGGTGGTCATATATTTAATGATTGAATGttaatttcaatgtttattaCCAATCTAAATATTAGATATGACTTATTCTCCTGCTTACATAAAGTCTACATCAAATCAATAAAAGGACGAATGGAAATGTGCGTATGCctttaatatcaatattttattaggGCAAGACTATGTTTATATTACAGCAAAAATTTAAAGATCTAAGGCCATTGAAGCAGGCGTTGAAGGCAATCAATAGGCCCCAGGCATCCGAGGCCGTACTGCCATACTTttgcaaaaggaagcaagttacaaaagtatcatttgttgtaaataGCAACGTGTGTTCATCATTTACATAGGCATAtatgcaatttaacagcataaTTTCTTCATTATCTTTCCATAGCTAACAatcatttcttccccaaattttgcctgaacatgcaaaatacaaagggtgtttcagaaacaacaataactcaaatttgactgacGTGTcacttttgccaaagttgggcatCCTAGGCCGTGTCTTCGGACGGACTTGGATTAAATCAAACCCTTTGTGCAgtataatttgtattaaaaaaaaaaaaaaacatcaattgCAAACAATCTCCCTTAAAATTATTTGTGTGTAGTCCCAGAACATGTATTTGTTTGCCTAGTCTGGTGACTCAACAAAACGTGACATCTTTTTTATACCAGTATCCTACATGTAGCAACAAACACTAGTCATTTCGTGTGTTAGAAACAATATTTCCCATTCACTCAAGGGgttgttgcaagaaaatatatgCCATCTATGAATAAAATCCAAATTTCAGTTGTAAATTTACAAGTTATACACAAATTTTAGAAAttgacttgcgatcaattgcaagtgtCCTGCAACAATCCATTTATTAGAGACGATCTTTCCATTATTCAAAGATACATGTGTTACACAACTAAAGTTGTGAATAAAGGACTGCAATAATACTAATTTccgatcattttttttttttttttctcccagaAATACATCCCCCATCACTGGGCAGCAAATATCTTGAGTATGTACTATCCATTCCTCCTGTCAAGCTGTTCGCTCTGTGTCTGCTTCTGGGCTGAGGTACGTGGCcatgtttcataaaacatgcaaatgttataagctactgaaatcattcaatttgattggctgagagctatTTTGTCATATATATTATCCTTGCAGTTACCAATATTAATAAAGCATAGATTTCTATTTTACAAAAGATATAGTAAAAATATAATAGGTTTAGTAAAACCATGTTTACATATTTTGgggaaatattttctttttcaaaattattctttATTAGAGTCCTAAACATTATACTCTGATAATTAATGATAAAATTCtcatagtgatgatgatggtggtggtgattatgatgatgatgatgatgttgatgttgatgatatgatatgataatgataacaatggtgATTATATAGTAATCACAACAATATTAACATAACCAATCATATCTATAATAACAATTTATCATTGAACATAACCATCTCCAAATCCAGGCATTTCACATCTCCAACAAAAGCTACGAACGTCCAGGGTCCCTGTCCAAATCCCTGGTCTACTTCCTCGTCTTCAATGTGTTCCTGTATGCTGCCCTCATTGCCCAGTTTGTTGCGTCGGAGATGGTACCGGAGCCGACCTACCTGCTCAAGGTGGTCCAGGGCTTCTTTGGGAGTCTAATCTTCATCGAAGTCATCCTGTTCCTGGCATACGGAGTGGAAGTCTATTTCAAGGTAAGTGCTAGATCATCATTAAAAGGGGAATTCACCCTGACCCTGTCAAAAACTTAAGTGTAggaatagcagaaaaaaatgatgaaaaaatattggtgaaggtttgaggaaaatccatcaaagatttagaaagttattagtttttattttttttaagtcgtatgcgagcagcttcccatgtatcatgaatttaaaaaaaatcaatgaaatgttaatttcttttaaaaaaatgaaaatttgtttttcgaaacaaaatatttcatatttgcacctgaaaaaagatttttttttgtcttcgcTATTTTCTagaaaagaattgaaaatttgttttttgagacaaaatatttcatatctgcacctgaaaaatgaaaattgtttgtCTTCATGATCCATTATGTTATCGGGTGTTGTAATCCAGACAAGGTGTCTTCcatactttgccactctccatcctggtgggtgtttcataaagctgttcgtaagttaagagcgactttaagagcgactggtgatcccttcttGCGGTAAGTGGTATATTGAATCGGCGATGGTTTACACACTGAAATACggtatctaaaacatggcagaacttgaacacttcaaatatattcattttctgttGGGGTTCACTTAATtaaacttttgagcaccactttAAGATGCGTTATTTTGATGTATTGAGCACTACATCAAAGCAGACTGTTATTATTACATAACATTTACACTTTTACTTTTTtgtgaatacatttttttcactaGGTAAAAGGGGCCTTTGCAAATGCCAGCACCTCTTTAGACCTGCAAACCTTACACTCTCACGATTTGGTTGCACAACATGTGAACTTTATTTTGCAAATGCATTTTTTACCACTAGGTAAAAGGGCCTTTGCAAATGCCAGCACCTCTTTAGACTCGCGAATCTTACACCTCTCCCGATTTGGTTCCACAACATGTGAACTTTATTTtgtaaatgcatttttttccacTAGGTAAAAGGGGCCTTTGCAAAATGCCAGCACCTCTTTAGATCCGCGAACCTTACACCTCTCCCGATTTGGTTACACAACATGTGAACTTTATTTtgtaaatgcatttttttccacTAGGTAAAAGGGGCCTTTGCAAATGCCAGCACCTCGTTGGACCTGCGAACCTTACACCTCTCCCGATTTGGACTCCTTTTCCAAGGAATACTTCAAATCATCACGGCATTCTTCTTAATGATGAGTGTTACAGAAGCCAAGTGGAATGAGAGGTAAGTGACTGGTGTGAAGTCTACCATTGCTAGTTGCTATGCTAGTTCTTTCACACCATGAATGTAGGTACTTCAAATAATATGCTGTTTTCATCTTTACACTTGTACTCAATGTTCATCTATTCATTTAAACCTTATAATGGGATAATTTGACAGTAGTATGTACTTGCCCACCAACCACTTCCAAGTGTTTCTGATTCCATGCATTAATTATTCCCAATTTACTTTAAAGCTAAGTTCGCGTTCTGGTGTAGAAATCGAACTTCAATAAGAAATGGGTTGGGAGCAATCCTAACGTGTTTATCGTACACAAGAATGCTGATTTAGAATAACAAAGCTCAATATATATCATTCAGGCCTGCTTGAAactgtatttatttcattaccaCATTCTATTCCTGGTGTAGCCAACACTGGAAACAATATTTGGGACCACATTTTAGACTAACAGGCTTTTttcaatcatcttcatttgctCATTTATCTATAATTGTACATTTTCCTGAGAAAATCTTTTGACAGTTATCGTTTATttatacagtccgacctctcttatccggcctccccttatccggatctctctattatccggacgcactcttgccgagatttttttttttcaatccaatCTATCATGtgaggaaatgagatttcaatctaaactcaatcctatGCGCAAACTctctttgattacatatattttccaatatagtctacctacaacaacaatatttttaatgaaaaattctTCCCCAAATCACCGAAAGGACTTAGACAGTAAATCAGGGCGCATCGCAAATATTTCAGCacgttttctttttgtttcccgGGAAAATCAACGCATGTCTCGCTAGCTAACGTTAGGCCTcaatacggacagcgccatctatcatgtttgagcctacagtcagtataacaatggcCGACATTGCGAAGCTGCGATACCCGCTGCGATGatctaattgtaaaacttagttTTCATTGAGTCTCTCTCTTTCGTGGTATGCTCGATGTATACCTCAatcattttagcaggtaaattatccaacagtTTTGGCCATCGACCGATATAATTTCCGTAAAAAAtaccgcctataatttgcactgacactgcagtgaatactgtctgtatGCCCAATACAATAGATAACATGTAGCTACCGCCGTTGGGCCGGGGAGGCATGTAGCTtcgtgtatttaatattgggtctcccagatccggataaatcccttatccggattggtgctggtcccaacgtgtccggataagagaggtcggactgtagtTCTGTACCATTATGTGTAAGCTTTGTTCAATTCTggaaacattttattttctgttgttACCAGGAGTCTAACCAGAGTTTATCTTGAAGCTTATACCATGTTCAATCTTTTGACATGAATGCCGTTAGTGTTTTCTGTTATTGAacagtgaaagaaaaaaaacaagattcaGAGACTCATTGCACAATCATTTTATATACAGCTTTAATGTTTATAATGATTGCAGTGGAATCTTTCATAGTGCTCATGACTACAAGACATGACTTTCCTGGCGATCCCGGCTTTATCTTTAGTAGCTGCCAAAAGGCATGTTATCATTTACTCTTCAAAGTGtaatctctttattttttttcttttgctgttTTTGAACCTCTAGCATTCCTGGTAATCCACAATCATTAACCTGCTTATAGCTTACATGTATCTGGCAAGAAGGGGCTTTAGCATTGATTATTCAAAAGTAAtcaatttatttctcttttttttttaacctccaGCATTCCTCTCCTGCAGCGGAACTCCTATGTTATTGTATTCCGTATCGTGGAACTAGCCATGGTGATGTGGTTCCCGTGTGTCCTCTGGAATTGTAGAAGGTAAATACAGCTTTATCAAGATAATCTACTGAtgctcctcaaattggcaaaagttattaattttcttttcatacaAAATGAATATGGGTACAACAGGAGTTAAAatgaatgatatacatgtacggtATATTAAGCAGCATATTCTAATAAAAACACTGGTGTGCTAGATTCCATGCTAAGATTTTGCTTGTCTCGTACCTGTGGCGAAAATGGGATTTTTGTGttgaaattacaatttttctgagaaaaattGTAGGATTTTTGGTTCAATTAGATTGGTAGCTCATTGGACCATGTGGGAGACCATCTGTAATTGGACCAAACAAGAAGTAGGCAAAGTGGGTGTAGgccaagtggcaatttaccgATTACAATGCAAAATTCCGAAGACCTGGTTAACTTTAAGCCATTatcttgattttcttttctccaTTATTTTCCTGTAGTCCTGAAAAGCTGTGGATTTTAAACCCGAAAACAATCTTGAGAGAAAACAACGATGAAGAACGAGTTGCGGTAAGCATGATATTAATTCTTCTTGTATTTATCTCTATACGTGTGACCTGCCACCCTAAAACCACCAAGAAGTCgcccaaaataaattttgagacatttagctttaaaaaacacatcctaagctttaaaatgatatatagcttgtcaaaattgattttaaaaatcccaTAAAAAACCTTGGATTGAATGTAGAAGAAAGACAGTGAGCTTACAAAAAAGGGGTCGGAAAGCATAGTTTGAGGTTAGGCATTCAcccaagcatgagatgtgcacactatgcaatctcagtgaaacttccaatCAGTCTGGATATGATTGGGTGGAAGAAGCCACAGTAGCTCCTGTAGCttgtctttatttttcaaatttttaacctTACAACTTCAAATTTGGACAGTACAAATTAGAAGAATTACTCTTAcaaattctttgaatttttctaatttttggtttttgaagaccaaattactAATTTGGCTATGTTTAGAGAACCTTTCCTtgtgacttattgttggtttgggggTGGCTTGCATTTGTTGTAGGTATTTGGGGGCCTGGTTGgttttcacaaagctgtttCTAAGTTATGTATTCAAATTGTAGACGTAACTGTTGATTTGTCATAGAGATTCTCACAATCATTTTGAAATGCCATGAACTGGTAGGTGTTTCGTGAAGCTTCTCGTAAGTTACGAGCaactttatgaatgactggtgatcatttcttagGTGCCAAATCAACATCAATGAATATTTGGTGTACAtgatttaccacaagaaaggatcactagtTGTTCGTGAATTCGCTCGTAATCTatgaacagctttgtgaaatacCCGCTAGCTTCATGAGACACCTCCTGTATAAAGCCTCCTCCATTTACAGTGATGTTTTCTGTGAATTTAAGTATAATGATACAAAGTTGTGCAAAATACTGTTTTTATGAGGCATGATTCTTTACCATGATTATTGTCATCTatacttaatttttttctcgccTGAACGAAGCTCGGCAGAGAcctaaggccaccgcacaccttaagactggtcggcgactcgatttcagaataaaatgtagtagaatttgatgctaatattgagacttggaatatcttactgtgtaatgttctaaatcatcgtacgaatacctatgttcaaatctgtgactatgctatcatcctccttagaataaaagcgaattcaatatctagtcgtaatgacgtcatagcagtcgtacgattgactacgatttgaaactaatttggcctttactcaaaaaataaaagcttgcaatctttcaaaatggttatattagtattctttcaatgatttcaacctcaaataaaatgatatgttccattcacattttcagaaaataagcaaaatgcgatttgttccagaATCGGAttgcgaacagtcgtaaggtgtgcggtggcctctacatgtacatgtagtaatcacttttcctgttagTCTGTTGGTCTGCTAAAAAAATGTTAAGGTTTTTTGTTCatcttgctctcatttctttatttcttcattgATGAAGTTCATACTtgatatgatccttgggtaataccacatatgtttccatgaggatgatggggtcaaaggtcaaatgatatgaggtcatgtacaatgtacatcatttttgaagtttttgtttaaCATGCCCGGCGGCATTGCCcgcatttctttatttctgcatcaattttgaTCACACTTTTGccaaatgatccttgggtaataccacatgtgtgttgttCAGAATGGTGGGGtgaaaggtcatctaggggtcaaaagatcacATTGCATATTATTGATCACGAAATCAGGCATGACTTGTGGTTCACGCTCCACCTTGTTTTTGGTAAAATTATTGTATTGTAATGTTTTAATGATTTAGAAGTAAAATATGGAAACTGTCATGAGATTGTTTTTAATTTAGGAGGATAGCTAGAAAGTTCTATTAGAAATATGGAAATCttgaaaaagtttgagaaccaTAATTTACCAGTTATATATGTTACCTTGcaatatttgttatttcatcAGCCACCGGCACAACCGATTCAGACAGAACAACGTGAGGAAACCAATCTTTTGAGCTGTAGAACGAAGCAAGAGCCATCAACGAGTACAAACTCCTACCAAAGTACAGATACTCGAAACAGAAGTAGCACAGGTAGGAAACAACTTTGTGGCATGAATTTGAATtggtttaatttttttgatGTTGGTGGTTACTTTTTAATTGATAATTTACTATATTTGTGGGGTAAGAATAGTGAATGTTACAATATGGAATTACTCAGAAATCAGACATTCCAAATAAAGTACAAACATTTCATAGGTTAAAGCTACATTGCtactttaattattttcaagctTTTTAGTAGAAAATTACCTGTCAATTTTTTGACAGAGGTGATTATTTAAGCAACAGTCCCTAATCAGGAATCCCATGTGTGTATTTTGAGCATTGGTTTTAAGTAgtgttttttcatttcaattcattctttctctctcccaccCCAAtctccttccccctccccctttctttctctcactctgTCTCTCTGTCAGACCCAGATTGTTGGATCTGTTATGACCGAGACCCAAGCCTTGGCCCTCTGATCACACCTTGTACTTGTAAAGGAGACGTAGCGTTCGTCCATCATGAATGCCTCAGAAAATGGATGTTGGAGGTCAGAAATTCCATTCTTAAGTTTTATATCAAATGTTCAATTCTAGGGAATGTTTCACAAAGGGTTGAAATGTGACTTAGATTTGCACTTGAGTTTGAAGCTGTGTTGGTTACAAAACGCTTCACCGCATCGGTGAAACCATCCTCTGACGACACGCAGTGAACAATGAGATTCCATGTTAGTTACTCTGTGGACATTGTCACACTAAactctttggcccgtattctgaagtcaggtttaacttaaacccaggtttaaagttgtggtttaagtatggatggccaattgaaatacataaatcactaaGAGTAGagatttcagctcatttggctctcaaatcattcataattatctaggaagtataaatagatgattgtctccaccatcgatgaatcagtaaagagcacagtaagAAATGTACAACTtaatacttttggcttcccataattttagcacagagttagaccatggtctaagttaaacctgacttcagagtACGGGCCTTTGTGAATTAACACCCCTCCGGTAtcttcaaatttacaaatgtTTAGGACAGCTTttaaaaactgtgatttgagaGCTACGACATAAGAAGCAACCTGGCTTTGCCTAGGAAGAGTTCTCTACAGGAATTAGAagactgttttcagacaatatgagcGTGTCAccataaaattatttctaaAAATGCAGCCTTTTTGGTCCTGCCCTCAAACTTGTGTACAGtttgagatacaaggttttgATACCCAAGTGATAATTTTATACAATGTATTCACTATTACTTTTATCTGTCTGATGTCGCTTTTGTCAATCATAAAGGAATTTAAACACTGGATATCAGAAGTAAAAGATATACCTGAAAATCATACAGTGTAtcctagaaaaaaaatatggaagcCAGGGTCCCGTCGTACAAAGAGtcgtgattgatccaatcaagctcaactgtatggaaagtcatcattatcataattttcccctccgaaaatttgcacaaGGTCCTTTgtaaatgatgaatgtatgagtATACATTATATCTAGAAAGCATTTTGAACAAATGTGCATTCTTGATGGTGGTTTCGCTGGCCTTCCATAGGTATTGAAAACAGGTTTCCTTTCGCATTGCCTATATGAAATCACCctttttccatttcaatttttttactttatgtaTATCTGTGATGCAAATAGGTGAAGATATTATAAACTTGGTTTGAAACATGGGATTCGGTACTGTAAACAAATTGAGAAAAGTGCAGGTGGGGCACCACCATGACTTATCTTGGTATTCcgatatttttttgttacagCTTGATGATAGCCCGGAACTCATCAAATGCAAAGTCTGTAAGAATACTGTAAGTATTCATActttctatttgtttttttttgcaaatctaGAATaagtaaaagaaaacaagtgtCATGGGGGATTACAGGAAAATCGTGTTGCaactgaataataataataatattccgcatccACCCCCTTCTAGAAATGCTATTACATTCTATATCTTTTtggtataaaaagaaaaaaaaatcaagaatgaCAAGGACTATtaaaataaaagggttaataggATTAAAAGCATTTCAGATGGTCCTACAACATTTCTATATTTGTCTAGGTTTTTAAAAGTGGAAAAATTGACGCTccttttaattttgtgatatttgATCAGCTATTAAAATAACGAAGCAAACAATGGCAGCTGGaatcaataagccagttcacggttagctcatgatcaacttttctccaatgacctttgtgatttttcattaggataagcactatcaatttcaaatgtagatgttgcgtaagctttactggtagagtattcaaattctaagaacaaaaggcattgtatagaccaggtgactagaatagtcaggtgactagaataacatcagggataaagtttggaaatctgttttattttctgcctttggcacatttgactattgtttaggctactgtcaaataccagtgattatgaaggctctattttttactcttcagcttggatgtgataaatattttgaaaggaatacatgaataatcatcaaatcacaaatgcctatgtcagtgaatttgaaagccaccttcatggttgtctccaatgacctttttctgctcgtgcgcagtttacaaccgtgaacaggcttattgtgTTGCAACTGAACGCTAATCATCTCCATGTTTCATGTAGATTTAATCAAAGGGCTAACTTGCAATTCAGCATCAGTTTCTTGCAACTCTCCATTAGAAGTGAAACaatgtttttgtgaaaaaaaaggcCCAGAAGATAAGAAAcagtgttgtggcccagtggattagtatcCAGACATTGAAACCAGGGGTCGtgagtttgaatcccagccatggcgtaatttccttcagcaagaaattgaacCACATGGTGCTGCACCCAACTcatgtgaggtaaatgggtacctggcaggattaattccttggaATGCTCCATGCagctttagcagctggagctacagccgggTGATAGTGCGCCATTGAAAAGGCAACAAGATAATCGGTGCCCTGTAAATGCTATACATTATTACATACATGGACCCCTTGTTCGATGTGCATGTGTGATATatcttttattgttttcttgttacCCTTGGCAACCAGTATGATGTAAAGCAAGGCAAGGTACGGTTATACCAGGGGCTGGGTTTCAGGGATGGGACCTTCTGCTTCTTTGCGTTCTTCGCCATGGCAAGCGGACCAGGGGCCGTCTACGCCATACTCCAGGCCTACCCCTCCAGCACTATCAACATAGTCACTATCGGAATGTGCGTTTTAGTGGAGATGACATGTCTCAGGTGAGTAAATCCTTATAGCTTCATTAAATTGGCAACTTCATATgaggtttttgtctcgcctgcatagcagagcgagactataggcgccgcttttccggcagcggcggcggcggcgtcaacattgaaatcttaaccaaggttaagtttttgaaatgtcatcataacttagaaagtatatggacctagttcatgaaacttggacatgagggtaatcaagtattactgtacatcctgcctgagttttgggtcacatgaccaaggtcaaaggtcatttagggtcaatgaacatacaccatgttgggggaatcaaaatCTTATCcaaggttaaatttttgaaatgttgtcataacttcgaaagtatatggacctagttcataaaacgtagacataagggtaatagtgtatcactgaagatcctgcctgagtttcatgttacatgattaaggtcaaaggtcacttacggTCATCAAACTTTGTCCATGTAAGGGTTATTTGagaaattgtcatcataactttaaaagtttatggatctagttcatgaaacttggacataaaagcaaccatgtatccctgaatatcatgtgcaagtttcaggtcacatgaccaaggtcaaaggtcacttagggtcaacgaactttggccatgttagggttatttgaggaattgtcatcataactttgaaattttatggatctagttcctgaaacctggacataagagcaaccatgtatccctgaatatcatgtgtgagtttcaggtcacatgaccaaggtcaaaggtcatttaaggtcaatgaactctggccgtgttgggagtatgagTGAATTGGCATAACTaaggaagtttatggatctagctcatgaaacatcgatataagggtaatcaagtatgaatgattgttttgcacatgtcttaggtcccatgatcatggtcaaaggtcattttgggtcaatgggcataatattttattatcatattagtgttttcttctgtgaataatattcattagctattttcaaaggaagcactgctgctatatcgcattgcgtaatgcaggcaagactgccagaggcgttccacttgttttttaaataaaaggtATAAATATGATAAATTGTACAATTTATGTTCTGCATTCTTGATGAGgacaattttttccaaaataaagcctgTGTAAACTGTTTCAACTCTTTCTTGCATTAACTTAACTTCATTCAACTCTTCAATCTACATTTTCTATGTATCTTGTACTTAGAAATAATGTGTAGTAGGCGCTTtgtaagtattttttaaatgggAAACTTCGTAGAAgacttttttaaatcaatatttatagAAATTTGTACATTGTTTATACAACTTTGGTATAAGGTACAATATTTTGAATCATGGAGTTTCATCTATCATTTCGATCTTGctaattttattgatatatatatttcagaattaaaatcatttttatacaGACTCAATTTGAAATGGGTTAGCTTCACAAATTTCTTTTCTGCCTCATCCCTCTTTTCCAGGTATCTCGGATATACCATAGCAAACGCCTACAAGAGAGCCAAAATATTCTCCTTGAAAATAATGGGCAAGACGTCCACCTCCATCATCATGGAGAATGAAGCGTCGACTTCAGGTGTGCTTGAACAGTCAAATGAATACACTAACAATGCTGAAGCTAGCAGCTCAAAATGTGAAGGTGCTATGTATGGTGGTGTTGAAGTAGCAAGCAGTAATGAAGTTGTTGAAGCAGAAGTTATTGAAGCAGCAAGAACATTGGAGCAGTGTGAAGTTCATGAAACAAGCAGCACGTTCACGGAACAGGTTGTGTCGCCTGGGCAACCGACACTTACAAAGGATGTCAGAATATGACACTTTCATCTCAAAAGGAacattttccccatttttgtAGCCATATCAATTTGCCATTCCATCATATTATCTCTTTATAAAGTAAAGCAACTCATTGACTTTGTTGAATGTTAATTATTCTATAGCACCAAGTGCAAGTTGTTTATATTTAatgttatttacatgtatattgtatcattatttcataatattatCGTCCATTTGTGTTGACTTATTATACTTGTATTAACTTGTACTGCACACGAATGTATAAATGTTGAAACATTTGCAATCTTGAAAAATGGATAGtaatgcatttacactataaatgTATGGTAATATCAGGCTATGATGTTAAGTTTTTAGTTGATTAAAATGTCAAAGATGCAGATATTTTCTATATATCCAGTACAAATTCATAGAAATAAATGCTATTTATAGGATTATCAAGCCTTTATTGAGACAATATTGCATCCAAATGGATGTTGTATGCTACAGGTGAA
Above is a window of Lytechinus pictus isolate F3 Inbred chromosome 15, Lp3.0, whole genome shotgun sequence DNA encoding:
- the LOC129277220 gene encoding uncharacterized protein LOC129277220 — encoded protein: MWNVTVASIMATLNIINPKDYTCPANCSGHGQCLNGSCICVVQFQGGDCDEYNNTYFIAFGSVFYLLGCVAIIQLILCMRSEFQRAKTHSLSAACRISTQKTLYIMVILATFSRGLYFTLLKYIPHHWAANILSMYYPFLLSSCSLCVCFWAEAFHISNKSYERPGSLSKSLVYFLVFNVFLYAALIAQFVASEMVPEPTYLLKVVQGFFGSLIFIEVILFLAYGVEVYFKVKGAFANASTSLDLRTLHLSRFGLLFQGILQIITAFFLMMSVTEAKWNESIPLLQRNSYVIVFRIVELAMVMWFPCVLWNCRSPEKLWILNPKTILRENNDEERVAPPAQPIQTEQREETNLLSCRTKQEPSTSTNSYQSTDTRNRSSTDPDCWICYDRDPSLGPLITPCTCKGDVAFVHHECLRKWMLELDDSPELIKCKVCKNTYDVKQGKVRLYQGLGFRDGTFCFFAFFAMASGPGAVYAILQAYPSSTINIVTIGMCVLVEMTCLRYLGYTIANAYKRAKIFSLKIMGKTSTSIIMENEASTSGVLEQSNEYTNNAEASSSKCEGAMYGGVEVASSNEVVEAEVIEAARTLEQCEVHETSSTFTEQVVSPGQPTLTKDVRI